One window of Pectobacterium carotovorum genomic DNA carries:
- the motA gene encoding flagellar motor stator protein MotA, which yields MLVILGYIVIVASILGGYLMVGGALGALYQPSELLIIGGAAVGAFIVGNNGKAIKATLRALPLLVKSSKYNKALYMDLMALLFRLMAKSRQQGMLSLEFDIDNPRESEIFSSYPNILADNNVVEFITDYLRLMVSGNMNAFEIETLMDEEIETIEHESEVPASSLTMMGDGLPAFGIVAAVMGVVHSLAYVDRPAAELGMMIAHAMVGTFLGILLAYGFVSPLAALLRQKNAEKIKVLQCIKVTLLSSLNGYAPQIAVEFGRKTLYSTERPSFTELEEHIRRVKSPTQPASDSNA from the coding sequence GTGCTGGTTATATTGGGTTATATCGTAATTGTGGCCTCGATACTCGGCGGTTATCTCATGGTCGGTGGGGCCTTGGGGGCGCTTTATCAACCTTCGGAGCTGCTGATTATCGGCGGTGCAGCGGTAGGTGCTTTCATCGTTGGCAATAATGGTAAGGCGATAAAGGCAACACTTCGAGCGTTACCTCTTTTAGTCAAAAGCTCTAAGTACAATAAAGCATTGTATATGGATCTCATGGCCTTGCTCTTCCGATTGATGGCCAAATCTCGCCAGCAAGGTATGCTTTCCTTGGAATTTGATATTGATAATCCTCGCGAAAGTGAAATTTTCTCAAGCTATCCCAATATTCTTGCCGACAACAACGTGGTCGAATTTATCACCGACTATTTGCGATTGATGGTCAGCGGTAATATGAACGCGTTTGAGATTGAAACTCTGATGGATGAAGAGATTGAAACGATTGAACATGAAAGTGAAGTCCCTGCATCCAGTTTGACGATGATGGGTGATGGCCTCCCTGCATTTGGTATCGTCGCTGCCGTTATGGGGGTGGTTCACTCATTGGCATACGTTGACCGTCCTGCCGCTGAGTTAGGGATGATGATCGCTCACGCCATGGTGGGTACTTTCCTGGGTATTCTGCTTGCTTACGGTTTTGTCTCTCCATTAGCCGCCTTACTGCGCCAGAAAAACGCAGAAAAAATCAAAGTATTACAGTGCATTAAAGTCACTTTACTATCGAGCCTTAATGGTTATGCTCCGCAAATTGCCGTTGAATTTGGACGTAAAACATTGTACTCAACGGAGCGTCCTTCCTTTACCGAATTGGAAGAGCACATTCGTCGCGTGAAATCGCCGACCCAGCCAGCGTCGGACAGTAACGCATGA
- the motB gene encoding flagellar motor protein MotB encodes MKHQHPIIRKKRKSGHGGHHGGSWKIAYADFMTAMMALFLVMWLIAISTPMQLAQIAEYFRTPLKVALTSGSKSSDSSSPIPGGGNDPTQQDGEVKKAIKTDNVEKKLDEVRLNRLRERLDQLIEADPRLRALRPHLLIEMIDEGLRIQIIDSQNRPMFKTGSAQVEPYMRDILRAIAPILNDFPNKLSISGHTDDVQYTTGERGYSNWELSADRANASRRELIFGGLSDGKVLRVVGMAATMSLKQAAGGNDAINRRISLLVLSRQAQKDIEEENAESSAVNIDKVENLQNMELDKPKPTTPAAENSDNNNTSGSGGALPQPTNGVPAPERQQPTTALPAAPDSQATPSQ; translated from the coding sequence ATGAAACATCAGCATCCCATTATTCGCAAAAAGCGTAAGTCTGGGCATGGAGGGCACCATGGTGGCTCTTGGAAGATTGCCTACGCTGACTTTATGACAGCAATGATGGCTTTGTTTCTGGTTATGTGGCTTATCGCCATTTCTACGCCAATGCAGTTGGCCCAAATTGCGGAGTATTTTCGTACTCCACTAAAGGTTGCGTTAACTTCAGGCTCTAAATCAAGCGATAGTTCCAGCCCAATTCCTGGTGGGGGGAATGATCCTACTCAGCAAGATGGTGAAGTGAAAAAGGCCATCAAAACGGATAATGTGGAAAAGAAGCTGGATGAGGTTCGACTCAATAGGCTGCGGGAACGCTTGGATCAGTTAATTGAAGCCGATCCTCGATTACGTGCTCTTCGCCCACATCTGTTAATTGAAATGATTGATGAAGGCTTACGCATCCAAATCATCGATAGTCAAAATCGTCCCATGTTTAAAACTGGGAGCGCGCAGGTTGAGCCTTATATGCGAGATATCCTGCGTGCGATAGCCCCTATCCTGAACGATTTCCCTAATAAGCTGAGTATTTCAGGCCATACTGATGATGTTCAGTATACGACAGGGGAACGTGGTTATAGTAACTGGGAATTATCCGCAGATCGTGCGAATGCATCACGTCGGGAGCTTATTTTTGGGGGGTTGTCTGATGGAAAAGTTTTGCGCGTTGTGGGTATGGCTGCGACAATGAGCCTCAAACAGGCGGCTGGCGGAAATGATGCGATTAACAGGCGCATCAGTTTGCTGGTATTGAGCAGACAAGCTCAAAAAGATATTGAAGAAGAAAATGCAGAAAGCTCTGCTGTAAACATAGACAAGGTGGAAAATTTACAAAATATGGAGTTGGATAAGCCTAAACCTACCACTCCGGCTGCCGAAAATAGTGATAACAACAATACGAGTGGAAGTGGTGGGGCATTACCACAACCAACCAATGGAGTTCCTGCTCCAGAGCGTCAGCAGCCAACGACAGCGTTGCCTGCTGCGCCCGATAGCCAGGCAACGCCTTCTCAATAA
- the cheA gene encoding chemotaxis protein CheA: protein MSAFYQTFFDEADELLADMEQHLLLLDPSEPDTEQLNAIFRAAHSIKGGAGTFGFKVLQETTHLLENLLDGARRGEMRLSTDIINLFLETKDIMQDQLDAYKTAQEPNAESFEYICQALRQLALESKADGDAAQSDASAATQHSASPASNGKGEMRIALTGLKPQEIPQMLEELGNLGTVKDPHQTDTSVEVTLVTSESEDDISAVLCFVLEPEQISFKSAVASQPAVAEVVETLAVVEAPAAVIAPVASSAPVVTKPQSAPENGKNKAKTGDTSIRVAVEKVDQLINLVGELVITQSMLAQRSSELDPVAHGDLLNSMGQLERNARDLQESVMSIRMMPMEYVFSRFPRLVRDLAAKLDKQVELTLMGSSTELDKSLIERIIDPLTHLVRNSLDHGIESPDKRVAVGKAAVGNLTLSAEHQGGNICIEVIDDGAGLNRERILAKALSQGLAVSDAMSDEEVGMLIFAPGFSTAEKVTDVSGRGVGMDVVKRNIQEMGGHVEIHFQAGKGTTIRILLPLTLAILDGMSVKVNKEVFILPLNAVMESLQPQSEDLYPLAGGERVLQVRGEYLPLVELFHIFDVDGAKTDATQGIVVILQSAGRRYALLVDQLIGQHQVVVKNLESNYRKVPGVSAATILGDGSVALIVDVSALQALNREKRVVETAA, encoded by the coding sequence ATGAGTGCTTTCTATCAAACGTTCTTTGATGAAGCAGATGAATTACTGGCAGATATGGAACAACACTTATTGTTGTTGGATCCGTCAGAACCCGACACCGAGCAATTAAATGCGATTTTCCGTGCAGCCCACTCTATAAAAGGTGGAGCTGGCACATTTGGTTTTAAAGTATTACAGGAAACTACGCACCTTTTAGAGAATTTACTCGATGGGGCAAGACGCGGCGAAATGCGCCTTAGCACTGATATCATCAACCTGTTTCTGGAAACAAAAGACATTATGCAGGATCAGTTGGACGCTTATAAAACCGCACAGGAACCCAATGCTGAAAGCTTTGAGTATATCTGTCAGGCCTTGCGCCAGCTTGCTCTGGAGTCTAAGGCCGATGGTGACGCAGCCCAGTCTGATGCGTCGGCTGCAACGCAGCACTCTGCTAGTCCAGCATCTAATGGTAAAGGTGAAATGCGTATTGCATTAACTGGCCTGAAGCCTCAGGAAATACCTCAGATGCTGGAAGAGCTTGGTAATCTGGGGACGGTTAAAGATCCGCACCAGACTGATACTAGCGTAGAAGTGACATTAGTTACGTCTGAAAGCGAAGACGATATTAGTGCGGTACTGTGTTTTGTTCTTGAGCCTGAGCAAATCAGCTTCAAGTCTGCCGTCGCTAGCCAACCTGCCGTCGCTGAAGTCGTAGAAACATTGGCTGTTGTTGAAGCACCGGCAGCCGTGATCGCGCCAGTGGCTTCGTCCGCCCCTGTTGTTACAAAACCGCAATCTGCACCGGAAAATGGAAAAAATAAAGCAAAAACCGGTGATACCAGTATTCGTGTAGCGGTTGAGAAAGTTGACCAGCTTATCAACCTCGTTGGTGAGTTAGTGATTACGCAGTCTATGCTGGCACAGCGCTCAAGCGAACTCGACCCTGTGGCACATGGCGACCTGCTTAACAGTATGGGGCAGTTGGAACGCAACGCCCGCGATCTGCAAGAATCGGTCATGTCCATCCGTATGATGCCGATGGAATATGTCTTCAGCCGTTTCCCTCGTTTGGTTCGTGACTTGGCTGCCAAATTGGATAAACAAGTTGAGCTAACGTTGATGGGGAGTTCGACTGAGCTGGATAAGAGTTTGATTGAACGTATTATCGATCCTCTGACGCATCTGGTGCGTAATAGCCTCGATCACGGTATCGAATCCCCAGATAAACGTGTTGCTGTAGGCAAGGCTGCTGTGGGTAATCTGACGCTTTCCGCAGAACATCAGGGCGGTAACATTTGTATTGAAGTTATCGACGATGGCGCAGGACTTAACCGCGAGAGAATTCTGGCTAAAGCCTTGTCTCAAGGATTGGCGGTGAGTGACGCGATGTCTGATGAAGAAGTGGGGATGTTGATCTTTGCACCAGGTTTCTCTACCGCGGAGAAAGTCACGGACGTTTCTGGACGAGGCGTTGGTATGGATGTGGTGAAGCGGAATATTCAGGAAATGGGCGGCCATGTTGAAATTCATTTTCAGGCTGGAAAAGGCACGACGATCAGAATACTGCTGCCATTAACGCTAGCCATCCTTGATGGCATGTCCGTTAAAGTTAACAAAGAAGTCTTTATTCTGCCGCTTAACGCCGTAATGGAATCTCTGCAACCGCAGTCGGAAGACTTGTATCCTCTAGCAGGTGGAGAGCGGGTGTTGCAAGTTCGTGGCGAATATTTACCTCTCGTTGAGTTGTTCCATATCTTTGATGTTGATGGTGCTAAAACGGATGCTACTCAGGGTATTGTTGTTATCCTGCAAAGTGCAGGTCGGCGCTATGCGTTGTTGGTCGATCAGTTGATCGGACAGCATCAGGTTGTCGTTAAAAACCTGGAGAGTAATTATCGCAAGGTACCAGGCGTTTCAGCCGCTACCATCCTTGGTGATGGCAGCGTTGCGCTGATTGTGGATGTTTCAGCGTTGCAAGCGCTTAATCGTGAAAAGCGTGTGGTTGAAACTGCTGCTTAA
- the cheW gene encoding chemotaxis protein CheW: protein MTGLASVTKLTGETVGQEFLIFTLGDEEYGVDILKVQEIRGYDQVTRIANTPSFIKGVTNLRGVIVPIVDLRVKFAKQDVEYDDNTVVIVLNLGQRVVGIVVDGVSDVLSLTADQIRPAPEFAVTLSTEYLTGLGSLGERMLILVDIEKLLSSEEMALVDSVLKV from the coding sequence ATGACTGGACTTGCAAGCGTCACGAAATTAACTGGCGAAACAGTAGGACAGGAATTCCTGATTTTTACGCTGGGTGACGAAGAGTACGGCGTTGATATCTTAAAAGTACAAGAAATTCGCGGTTATGACCAGGTAACGCGCATTGCCAACACACCTTCCTTCATTAAAGGTGTTACCAATCTACGCGGTGTTATTGTACCGATAGTTGACTTACGTGTTAAATTCGCCAAGCAGGATGTTGAGTACGATGATAACACGGTTGTTATTGTTCTGAATCTTGGTCAGCGCGTTGTTGGCATTGTCGTGGATGGTGTTTCTGATGTGCTGTCATTGACTGCTGACCAAATTCGACCTGCGCCAGAATTTGCTGTAACGCTGTCAACGGAGTACCTGACTGGTTTGGGTTCTCTGGGTGAGAGAATGCTGATTCTGGTTGATATCGAAAAACTGTTGAGCAGCGAAGAAATGGCGCTGGTTGATAGCGTATTGAAAGTCTAA
- a CDS encoding Tar ligand binding domain-containing protein gives MFNRIKVVTGLMLVLVLFGALQLISGGLFFSALKNDKDIFSSTQVINQKRSELDSAWSYLLQTRNTLNRAGTRFALDVSGTGAGVGGKELLASAQKQLSVANDFFSRYEKVPQDARQDESIARGVKENYVALNGALTELIQYLNAGEFKKFIEQPTQRFQDNFEKAYYAYKAESDKLYQAGIAKNDEAYDSALWILGFIIVLVFALALISWIGIQQLLIRPLNNIVEHIRHIAKGDLTKTTHFHSSNEMGILADSIRHMQSEFVSTVSAVRQGADAIYTGATEISAGNNDLSSRTEQQAASLEETAASMEQLTATVKQNAENARQASQLALSASETAQKGGKVVDNVVKTMHNIAGSSQKIADITSVIDGIAFQTNILALNAAVEAARAGEQGRGFAVVAGEVRNLAQRSAQAAKEIKSLIEDSVSRVDEGSVLVESAGETMGEIVSAVTRVTDIMGEIASASDEQSKGIDQVGQAVTEMDRVTQQNASLVEESAAAAVALEEQVKVLNQAVAVFRLSSDADSFRRAAPVTTGQKPVLLAPSANGGKKAKEGSSNDNWETF, from the coding sequence ATGTTTAACCGTATAAAAGTTGTCACAGGTTTGATGCTTGTACTGGTGTTGTTTGGGGCTCTTCAGCTTATTTCTGGTGGTTTATTCTTTAGTGCATTAAAAAATGATAAGGATATCTTCAGTTCAACGCAGGTGATTAACCAGAAGCGTTCAGAGCTCGATTCTGCATGGTCATATTTATTACAGACTCGCAATACACTTAACCGCGCGGGCACGCGTTTTGCACTAGATGTAAGTGGTACGGGAGCTGGTGTGGGTGGGAAAGAGCTTTTGGCTTCGGCACAAAAGCAACTGTCCGTAGCAAACGATTTTTTCTCCCGCTATGAAAAAGTGCCACAAGACGCTCGTCAGGATGAAAGTATCGCTCGGGGAGTAAAAGAGAATTATGTTGCTCTGAATGGCGCGTTAACCGAGTTAATTCAGTACCTGAATGCTGGGGAATTTAAAAAATTTATTGAGCAACCGACACAGCGTTTTCAGGACAACTTTGAAAAAGCGTATTATGCCTATAAAGCCGAAAGCGATAAACTTTATCAGGCTGGCATAGCTAAAAATGATGAGGCTTACGACTCGGCGCTTTGGATTCTTGGTTTCATTATTGTACTGGTTTTTGCGTTAGCCCTGATCTCATGGATTGGTATTCAACAGCTATTAATAAGGCCGCTAAATAATATTGTTGAACACATTCGCCATATTGCGAAAGGTGATTTGACAAAAACGACTCACTTTCACAGCAGCAATGAAATGGGGATTCTGGCTGACAGTATCCGCCATATGCAAAGTGAGTTTGTTTCAACGGTTAGTGCGGTTCGCCAAGGTGCTGATGCTATCTATACGGGAGCAACAGAAATTAGTGCTGGAAATAATGATCTTTCTTCCCGCACTGAGCAGCAGGCTGCCTCACTAGAAGAAACAGCCGCAAGTATGGAGCAGCTGACTGCAACAGTTAAGCAGAATGCGGAAAATGCGCGTCAGGCCAGTCAGTTAGCACTGAGTGCTTCAGAGACGGCGCAGAAGGGCGGCAAGGTCGTCGATAATGTCGTCAAAACCATGCACAATATTGCTGGAAGTTCTCAAAAAATTGCCGATATTACTAGTGTGATTGATGGTATTGCTTTCCAAACCAATATTCTTGCGCTGAATGCAGCGGTTGAAGCAGCCAGAGCAGGAGAGCAAGGGCGTGGGTTTGCGGTTGTTGCAGGCGAAGTTCGCAATCTGGCACAGCGTAGCGCTCAGGCTGCGAAAGAAATTAAAAGTCTGATTGAAGATTCTGTCAGCCGGGTTGATGAAGGCTCTGTACTCGTTGAAAGTGCGGGGGAGACGATGGGGGAAATCGTCAGTGCCGTCACTCGTGTAACGGATATCATGGGCGAAATTGCCTCAGCTTCCGATGAGCAAAGTAAGGGTATCGATCAGGTTGGTCAGGCTGTGACTGAAATGGATCGTGTAACGCAACAAAACGCCTCTTTGGTTGAAGAGTCTGCCGCTGCTGCGGTTGCTCTGGAAGAGCAAGTTAAAGTGTTAAATCAAGCGGTTGCTGTATTCCGTCTGTCTAGTGATGCTGATTCGTTTAGAAGGGCGGCGCCAGTGACGACGGGTCAAAAGCCTGTATTGCTGGCACCATCAGCAAATGGCGGTAAGAAAGCTAAGGAAGGTTCATCCAATGATAATTGGGAAACCTTCTGA
- the cheR gene encoding protein-glutamate O-methyltransferase CheR: MKSTPSQNRPESASILTQMVDRLPLSDTHFRRISQLIYQRAGIVLADHKREMVYNRLVRRLRLLGINDFGQYLALLESDPNSAEWQAFVNALTTNLTAFFREAHHFPILAEHARKRPNGYTIWSTAASTGEEPYSLAMTLAEVLGNKASGCQVWASDIDTQVLEKATTGIYRQEELRSLSPQQLQRFFLRGTGPHSGLVRVRPELASMVHFQQLNLLAPDWSVPAPFDAIFCRNVMIYFDKETQERILRRFVPMLKPGGLLFAGHSENFSQISREFYLRGQTVYGLAKER, translated from the coding sequence ATGAAAAGTACACCATCGCAAAATCGCCCTGAATCTGCTTCTATTCTGACGCAGATGGTTGACAGGTTGCCATTGTCGGACACTCACTTCCGGCGAATCAGCCAATTAATATATCAGCGTGCTGGCATTGTCTTGGCCGATCATAAACGTGAAATGGTTTATAACCGTTTGGTTAGACGCCTCCGTTTACTTGGAATCAATGATTTCGGGCAGTATTTAGCGCTACTTGAGTCAGACCCTAATAGCGCGGAATGGCAAGCTTTTGTTAATGCGTTAACGACTAACCTAACGGCGTTTTTCCGTGAAGCCCACCATTTTCCTATATTGGCTGAGCATGCCAGAAAGCGTCCTAATGGTTATACTATCTGGAGTACGGCGGCTTCTACGGGGGAAGAACCTTACTCATTGGCGATGACGCTTGCTGAGGTTCTTGGCAATAAAGCGAGTGGATGTCAGGTGTGGGCCAGTGATATTGATACCCAAGTGTTAGAAAAGGCAACGACTGGCATCTATCGCCAGGAAGAGTTGCGTTCTCTTTCTCCACAACAGCTACAGCGGTTTTTTTTACGCGGTACCGGCCCGCATAGCGGTTTAGTTCGTGTTCGCCCCGAGCTGGCGTCTATGGTGCATTTCCAACAACTAAATCTGCTTGCACCCGACTGGTCGGTTCCCGCGCCATTCGATGCTATTTTTTGTCGCAATGTAATGATTTATTTCGATAAAGAAACTCAAGAGCGTATTCTTCGTCGATTTGTCCCGATGCTTAAACCGGGTGGGTTGTTATTTGCTGGGCATTCAGAGAATTTCAGCCAGATCAGCCGCGAATTCTATTTGCGTGGGCAAACTGTATATGGGCTGGCTAAGGAAAGATAA
- a CDS encoding chemotaxis response regulator protein-glutamate methylesterase, with protein MSKIRVLCVDDSALMRQIMTEIINSHPDMEVVATAPDPLVARDLIKKFNPQVLTLDVEMPRMDGLDFLEKLMRLRPMPVVMVSSLTGKGSEITLRALELGAIDFVTKPQLGIREGMLAYSELIAEKIRMAAKARLPQRSAAAEPTKIIQHMPLLSSEKLIAIGASTGGTEAIRHVLQPLPPTSPALLITQHMPPGFTKSFAERLNKLCQITVKEAEDGERVLPGHAYIAPGARHLELARSGANYQVRLNDGPPVNRHRPSVDVLFRSVAQYAGRNAVGVILTGMGNDGAAGMLELHQAGAYTLAQNEASCVVFGMPREAIAMGGVDEVVDLHQVSQRMLAQISAGQALRI; from the coding sequence ATGAGCAAGATAAGAGTATTATGCGTTGATGATTCTGCCTTAATGCGTCAGATCATGACTGAAATAATTAATAGTCATCCTGATATGGAAGTTGTCGCGACCGCGCCAGATCCGTTAGTTGCTCGTGATTTAATTAAAAAGTTCAATCCCCAGGTATTAACGCTGGACGTTGAAATGCCGCGAATGGATGGGCTGGATTTTCTTGAAAAGCTTATGCGTTTGCGCCCGATGCCTGTTGTCATGGTGTCGTCGCTAACGGGAAAAGGTTCAGAAATTACGCTTCGCGCTTTGGAACTCGGTGCGATTGATTTCGTCACCAAACCGCAGTTAGGTATCCGCGAGGGAATGCTTGCCTACAGTGAACTGATTGCGGAAAAAATTCGCATGGCAGCGAAGGCACGCCTGCCGCAACGTAGTGCAGCGGCAGAGCCGACAAAAATTATTCAGCATATGCCATTGCTCAGTAGTGAGAAATTGATCGCGATTGGGGCATCGACGGGAGGAACGGAAGCGATACGGCATGTATTACAGCCCCTGCCGCCGACAAGCCCTGCGTTATTAATTACACAACATATGCCACCGGGCTTTACAAAGTCTTTCGCCGAGCGTTTGAACAAGTTATGTCAGATTACGGTGAAAGAAGCAGAGGACGGGGAACGTGTCCTTCCTGGGCATGCATATATAGCGCCGGGGGCTCGTCATCTTGAACTAGCCCGTAGTGGGGCAAACTATCAAGTACGTTTAAATGATGGACCGCCAGTTAATCGGCATCGTCCATCAGTTGATGTGTTATTCCGTTCGGTTGCACAATACGCTGGGCGAAATGCCGTAGGCGTAATCCTTACGGGAATGGGAAATGACGGGGCAGCTGGCATGTTGGAACTCCATCAGGCTGGTGCTTATACTCTGGCTCAAAATGAAGCAAGTTGTGTGGTTTTCGGGATGCCACGTGAAGCAATAGCGATGGGTGGCGTCGATGAAGTGGTGGATTTGCACCAGGTGAGCCAGCGAATGTTGGCACAAATCTCTGCCGGACAGGCATTACGTATATAA
- the cheY gene encoding chemotaxis response regulator CheY, with protein MADKELRFLVVDDFSTMRRIVRNLLKELGFNNVEEAEDGADALNKLRSGAFDFVISDWNMPNMDGLELLQTIRADGALSSLPVLMVTAEAKKENIIAAAQAGASGYVVKPFTAATLEEKLSKIFEKLGM; from the coding sequence ATGGCCGATAAAGAACTCAGATTTCTGGTAGTGGATGATTTTTCGACAATGCGCCGAATTGTCCGTAACCTGCTTAAGGAACTGGGCTTTAATAATGTAGAAGAGGCAGAGGATGGCGCAGATGCACTGAATAAACTTCGCTCCGGTGCTTTTGATTTCGTCATTTCTGACTGGAATATGCCCAATATGGATGGACTGGAGCTATTGCAGACTATTCGTGCTGACGGTGCGCTTTCCAGCCTTCCTGTTCTGATGGTAACGGCGGAAGCGAAGAAAGAGAATATTATCGCTGCAGCACAAGCGGGTGCTAGCGGCTATGTAGTTAAACCATTTACTGCAGCTACCCTTGAAGAAAAACTGAGTAAAATTTTCGAAAAACTGGGTATGTAA
- the cheZ gene encoding protein phosphatase CheZ: MTPHMPSVNDTASATEIISRIGQLTRMLRDSLKELGLDNAIAEAAEAIPDARDRLDYVVQMTAQAAERALSCVEAAQPRQNQLEADAKSLKVRWDEWFENPIELADARELVTDTRSYLEDVPQHTSFTNAQLLEIMMAQDFQDLTGQVIKRMMDVVQEIEKQLLMVLLENIPEKPDASKRANDGLLNGPQLDKGAAGIVANQDQVDDLLDSLGF; encoded by the coding sequence ATGACGCCACATATGCCGTCCGTGAACGACACTGCTTCAGCAACTGAGATCATTTCGCGTATCGGTCAATTGACCCGTATGCTGCGCGACAGTTTGAAAGAGTTGGGTCTGGATAATGCGATAGCAGAAGCAGCAGAGGCTATTCCTGATGCCCGCGATCGTCTTGACTATGTTGTCCAAATGACTGCGCAAGCGGCGGAGCGTGCTCTGAGCTGCGTAGAAGCTGCACAGCCACGTCAGAACCAACTAGAAGCTGATGCTAAATCTCTGAAAGTTCGTTGGGATGAATGGTTTGAAAACCCAATCGAATTGGCTGATGCACGTGAATTAGTGACGGATACGCGTAGCTATCTTGAAGACGTACCACAGCATACCTCATTTACCAACGCCCAACTGTTGGAAATTATGATGGCGCAAGATTTCCAGGATCTTACCGGTCAGGTAATCAAGCGTATGATGGACGTTGTTCAGGAAATTGAAAAACAACTGCTGATGGTGTTGCTGGAAAATATTCCAGAAAAACCAGATGCATCTAAGCGTGCAAATGATGGTCTTCTGAATGGACCTCAATTGGATAAAGGTGCAGCAGGTATCGTCGCTAACCAGGATCAAGTTGATGACCTTCTGGATAGCCTTGGCTTCTAA
- the flhB gene encoding flagellar type III secretion system protein FlhB has translation MAEDSDLEKTEAPTPQKEEKAREEGQIPRSRELTSVLMMVAGLAILWAGGDAMSGRLARIVSQSLNFDYATIGDDTQMLRHVGSLLRQAASALVPIMLGAVLVALSAPMLLGGVLFSTKSLKVDFKKLDPISGLKRLFSAQSLAELFKAILKSVMVGIISALFLIHNWPKILHLVSEAPIAAMGDALELAVMCGFLIIMGLIPMVAFDVFWQVWSHIKKLRMTKQEIRDEHKQSEGDPHVKGRIRQQQRAMAQRRMMADVPKADVIVTNPTHYAVALRYDEKKMNAPKVLAKGAGDTALRIRELGTEHRVPILEAPPLARALFRHSEVGQHIPATLYAAVAEVLAWVYQLKRWKREGGLIPRKPKHLPVPDALDFAKENTTDG, from the coding sequence GTGGCTGAAGATAGCGATCTAGAAAAAACAGAAGCCCCCACTCCCCAAAAGGAGGAAAAGGCGCGAGAAGAAGGCCAGATTCCGCGATCTCGAGAGTTGACTTCTGTTCTGATGATGGTCGCAGGATTGGCTATTTTGTGGGCAGGTGGCGATGCCATGTCTGGCCGATTGGCCAGGATTGTCTCGCAGTCGCTAAATTTTGATTACGCGACGATTGGCGATGATACTCAGATGCTACGTCATGTTGGTTCACTACTGCGTCAGGCAGCATCTGCGCTGGTGCCGATTATGCTTGGAGCTGTATTGGTTGCGCTGTCTGCGCCGATGCTGTTGGGCGGAGTATTATTTAGTACCAAATCATTAAAGGTTGATTTTAAAAAGTTAGATCCTATTTCTGGGTTGAAACGGTTATTTTCCGCCCAATCACTGGCTGAACTCTTCAAGGCAATATTGAAATCAGTCATGGTCGGGATTATTAGTGCTTTGTTCTTGATTCATAACTGGCCGAAGATATTGCATCTGGTATCCGAAGCGCCGATTGCGGCGATGGGGGATGCGCTGGAACTCGCTGTGATGTGTGGTTTCCTTATCATTATGGGACTCATTCCCATGGTCGCTTTTGATGTATTTTGGCAAGTTTGGAGTCATATTAAAAAATTACGGATGACGAAGCAGGAAATTCGTGATGAGCATAAACAGAGCGAAGGTGACCCCCACGTTAAAGGCCGTATTCGTCAGCAACAAAGAGCAATGGCTCAACGTAGGATGATGGCTGATGTCCCCAAGGCTGATGTTATCGTCACTAACCCGACGCATTATGCGGTAGCATTACGCTATGATGAGAAGAAGATGAATGCGCCAAAAGTGTTGGCTAAAGGGGCTGGCGACACCGCCTTACGCATCCGTGAATTGGGGACAGAACATCGCGTCCCTATTTTAGAAGCACCACCATTGGCTCGAGCACTATTTCGTCATTCAGAGGTCGGGCAGCACATTCCGGCCACGCTGTATGCTGCCGTTGCAGAAGTCTTAGCCTGGGTTTATCAACTGAAACGCTGGAAGCGGGAAGGTGGATTAATTCCTAGAAAACCGAAACATTTGCCAGTGCCGGATGCACTGGATTTTGCTAAAGAGAATACTACTGATGGCTAA